The Nesterenkonia xinjiangensis genome contains a region encoding:
- a CDS encoding CitMHS family transporter, whose protein sequence is MDEPSTLLTVGGLGIIAVTVGLLMWNKVSPVVAMVVTPILGALLVGFGVGDIVEFFDSGVNQVMSVVVMFIFAILFFGILSDAGLFDPIVRSLILLTRGRVVLVAVGTALIGIVAHVDGAGATTFLLTVPALLPLYQALHMSRYLLLLLLALSAGIVNMIPWGGPLGRAASVTGIDPIELYRPLIPLQIIAVVLVLVIAWLLGLREVRRIRRRVMATEGGSPEAVDVRQIADEFTERQHYARAEIVERMNSHPAIFWANAVLALGVIGLMLADILPPPLAFMLGVALALPLNFKGSNLQMERIRAHAPNALMMGAVILGAAVFLGVLNESEMLESVALSTLAVIPEGAGANLHIIMGVLGVPMDLLTSTDAYYFSVLPLVDATSAQFGIGSMEVAHAMMAGNVIGTFVSPFSPALWLALGLSGANLGQHLRYSFFIIWGFSILVMLGALTLGLFSFH, encoded by the coding sequence ATGGACGAGCCTTCAACTCTCTTGACCGTCGGCGGACTCGGCATCATCGCCGTGACAGTCGGCCTGCTGATGTGGAACAAGGTCTCCCCCGTGGTGGCCATGGTGGTGACTCCGATCCTCGGAGCGCTCCTGGTCGGCTTCGGGGTCGGTGACATCGTCGAGTTCTTCGACTCCGGAGTCAACCAGGTGATGAGCGTCGTGGTGATGTTCATCTTCGCGATCCTGTTCTTCGGCATCCTCTCGGACGCAGGGCTCTTCGATCCGATCGTGCGGTCCCTGATCCTGCTGACCCGAGGCCGAGTCGTGCTGGTGGCCGTCGGCACCGCGCTGATCGGCATCGTGGCCCACGTCGACGGCGCCGGGGCGACGACGTTCCTGCTGACCGTCCCCGCCCTGCTGCCGCTGTATCAGGCGCTGCACATGAGCCGATACCTCCTGCTACTGCTCCTGGCGCTCTCGGCCGGGATCGTGAACATGATCCCCTGGGGCGGGCCGCTGGGCCGTGCCGCCTCCGTGACCGGAATCGACCCGATCGAGCTGTATCGTCCGCTGATCCCGCTGCAGATCATCGCCGTGGTACTGGTGCTGGTCATCGCCTGGCTGCTGGGCCTGCGTGAGGTGCGCCGGATCAGGCGCCGGGTGATGGCCACCGAGGGCGGCTCTCCGGAGGCGGTGGACGTGCGACAGATCGCCGACGAGTTCACCGAGCGCCAGCACTACGCACGCGCCGAGATCGTGGAGCGCATGAACTCTCACCCGGCGATCTTCTGGGCCAATGCCGTGCTCGCGCTGGGCGTCATCGGGCTGATGCTCGCCGACATCCTGCCCCCGCCGCTGGCGTTCATGCTGGGTGTGGCGCTCGCGCTGCCGCTGAACTTCAAGGGCTCCAACCTGCAGATGGAGCGCATCCGCGCCCACGCGCCGAACGCGCTCATGATGGGCGCGGTGATCCTGGGCGCCGCGGTGTTCCTGGGAGTGCTCAACGAGTCCGAGATGCTCGAGTCCGTGGCGCTGTCCACCCTGGCGGTCATCCCGGAGGGCGCCGGGGCGAACCTGCACATCATCATGGGCGTCCTGGGTGTGCCGATGGACCTGCTGACCTCCACCGACGCGTACTACTTCTCCGTGCTGCCCCTGGTGGACGCCACCTCGGCGCAGTTCGGGATCGGTTCCATGGAGGTCGCCCACGCGATGATGGCCGGCAACGTGATCGGCACCTTCGTCAGCCCGTTCTCGCCCGCCCTGTGGCTGGCGCTGGGCCTCTCGGGGGCGAACCTGGGACAGCACCTGCGGTACTCCTTCTTCATCATCTGGGGCTTCTCGATCCTCGTCATGCTCGGGGCCCTGACGCTGGGCCTGTTCAGCTTCCACTGA
- a CDS encoding thermonuclease family protein: MPDRYLKNAMRRNARKTVRRSLRTAPRGGRRGGGSQGLLWWLLAVLGVILIGAVISWLQGLGAEEPQERPEGAEAGTLVRVIDGDTLIVELDGQDERIRLLNIDTPESVHPTEPVECLGPESSAHMETLVSPGDEVFLEYDQERTDRYDRMLAGVWADEVLLNVQMARAGYGAPVHYPPNDRFLAAVEQAWEQAEADGVGLFAADLDCEPALP, from the coding sequence ATGCCCGATCGGTATCTGAAGAATGCGATGCGCCGCAACGCACGCAAGACCGTGCGCCGGTCGCTGCGCACCGCTCCCCGCGGCGGGCGTCGGGGCGGAGGGAGTCAGGGCCTCCTGTGGTGGCTGCTGGCCGTGCTCGGGGTCATCCTCATCGGCGCCGTGATCAGCTGGCTCCAGGGGCTCGGTGCGGAGGAGCCGCAGGAGCGCCCGGAGGGTGCCGAGGCCGGCACCCTGGTGCGCGTGATCGACGGCGACACCCTCATCGTGGAGCTCGACGGCCAGGACGAGCGGATCCGGCTCCTCAACATCGACACACCTGAGTCCGTCCACCCCACGGAGCCGGTCGAGTGCTTGGGACCGGAGTCCTCCGCCCACATGGAGACCCTGGTGTCGCCGGGGGACGAGGTCTTCCTGGAGTACGACCAGGAGCGCACCGATCGCTACGATCGGATGCTGGCCGGAGTGTGGGCGGATGAGGTGCTGCTCAACGTGCAGATGGCACGAGCCGGCTATGGCGCGCCGGTGCACTATCCGCCCAATGATCGGTTCCTCGCCGCGGTCGAGCAGGCCTGGGAGCAGGCGGAGGCGGACGGCGTTGGGCTCTTCGCCGCGGACCTGGACTGCGAACCGGCGCTGCCCTGA
- the aceA gene encoding isocitrate lyase: MRGDFEERVERIEQDWASNPRWENVRRDYTADEVVKLQGSVQEEQTLAKRGSQKLWEQLTSEHAEGTYTNSLGALTGNMAVQQVKAGLRAIYLSGWQVAGDANLSGNTYPDQSLYPANSVPHVVRRINNALQRADQIEYLEGIRTVEDWLVPIIADAEAGFGGPLNAYELMKSMIGAGASGVHWEDQLASEKKCGHLGGKVLVPTGQHIRTLQAARLAADVAGTPSVIIARTDAEAASLITSDVDERDAEFLTGERTAEGFYKVRNGIEPCIARAKAYAPYSDLIWMETGTPDLEHAKQFAEAVKAEHPDQMLAYNCSPSFNWRKHLDDATIAKFQRELGAMGFTFQFITLAGFHALNYSMFELAKGYKAEQMKAYVELQEKEFAAEGEGYTATKHQREVGTGYFDAISTTLNPESSTVALKGSTEEGQFH, encoded by the coding sequence ATCCGCGGAGACTTTGAGGAGCGCGTCGAGCGCATCGAGCAGGACTGGGCCTCGAACCCCCGTTGGGAGAACGTGCGCCGCGACTACACCGCGGACGAGGTGGTCAAGCTCCAGGGCTCGGTCCAGGAGGAGCAGACTCTGGCCAAGCGCGGGTCGCAGAAGCTCTGGGAGCAGCTCACCTCCGAGCACGCCGAGGGCACCTACACGAATTCGCTGGGCGCCCTGACTGGCAATATGGCCGTCCAGCAGGTCAAGGCTGGGCTGCGCGCCATCTACCTCTCCGGCTGGCAGGTCGCCGGTGACGCCAACCTCTCCGGCAACACCTATCCGGACCAGTCGCTCTACCCGGCCAACTCCGTGCCGCACGTGGTCCGTCGCATCAACAACGCCCTGCAGCGCGCCGATCAGATCGAGTACCTCGAGGGCATCCGGACCGTGGAGGACTGGCTGGTGCCGATCATCGCCGACGCCGAGGCCGGCTTCGGGGGACCGCTCAACGCCTACGAGCTCATGAAGTCCATGATCGGTGCGGGGGCCTCCGGCGTGCACTGGGAGGACCAGCTCGCCTCGGAGAAGAAGTGCGGCCACCTCGGCGGAAAGGTGCTGGTCCCCACCGGACAGCACATCCGCACCCTGCAGGCCGCCCGGCTCGCCGCCGACGTCGCCGGCACCCCCTCGGTGATCATCGCTCGCACCGATGCTGAGGCCGCCAGCCTGATCACCTCCGACGTGGACGAGCGCGACGCCGAGTTCCTCACCGGAGAGCGCACCGCGGAGGGCTTCTACAAGGTGCGCAACGGCATCGAGCCCTGCATCGCCCGCGCCAAGGCCTACGCCCCCTACTCGGACCTGATCTGGATGGAGACCGGCACCCCGGACCTGGAGCATGCCAAGCAGTTCGCCGAAGCGGTGAAGGCCGAACACCCGGACCAGATGCTGGCCTACAACTGCTCGCCGTCCTTCAACTGGAGGAAGCATCTCGACGACGCCACCATCGCGAAGTTCCAGCGTGAGCTCGGCGCGATGGGCTTCACCTTCCAGTTCATCACCCTGGCCGGCTTCCACGCCCTGAACTACTCGATGTTCGAGCTGGCCAAGGGCTACAAGGCCGAACAGATGAAGGCCTACGTGGAGCTGCAGGAGAAGGAATTCGCCGCTGAGGGCGAGGGCTACACCGCCACCAAGCACCAGCGCGAGGTCGGCACCGGCTACTTCGACGCCATCTCCACCACGCTCAACCCGGAGTCCTCGACCGTCGCGCTGAAGGGCTCCACCGAAGAAGGACAGTTCCACTGA
- the metE gene encoding 5-methyltetrahydropteroyltriglutamate--homocysteine S-methyltransferase, producing MTTAPPTHALPPTVLGYPRIGPDREIKKALEAHWGGGDVAALIEAISSHRRRTLDHLVGLGLEEDSAVPADGAVIDQVLDASVLLGLVPRRFRDAGFAAVAPDAPEGLTLISALARGTSEVEPLELTKWFDTNYHYYVPEIEADVAFAPQATALADRFRAFRALAEQSERTVGAAPLPRPTLLGPVSFLVLAKSVGAAAETSQAARFDRLEELVGAYAALLGALHEAGAAWIQLEEPVLSSDGWDIPREQVIAGISSAYEQLGRLTERPALFVPVSYGTAGDDALAALGGTAVEAVGIDLERGALPSAEALRPLAGTTLAAGVVGGLNVWRTDVSRAAALLDTLGERHQGPLTVSSSTSLQHVPHDAARETQLDPQVAGWLAFADQKVGEVLALAGHLTGGADALEGLRADDAARRRLREQHPQVHVESVRSRLTAVEPQDRRRAEAEHRRAAQETGLGLPPLPTTTIGSFPQTGEIRRIRAAHRRGSLDQQGYEEAIREQIADCVRRQEDLGLDVLVHGEAERNDMVQYFAENLEGFITTAHGWVQSYGSRCLRPPILFGDVHRPAPITVDWIRYAASLTKKPVKGMLTGPVTILAWSFVRDDQPLADTADQIALALRDEVQDLQAAGVKIIQVDEPALRELLPLQVAERPDYLRWSVESFRLSTSGANAATQLHTHLCYSEFETVIDAIDALDADVTTLEASRSGFEVVSALSEHGFSRGIGPGVWDIHSPRVPGVDELIDRLRLAAEVLGTQRVWSNPDCGLKTRGWEETEASLRHLVNATAVVRAELAAKVPASV from the coding sequence ATGACCACCGCACCGCCCACCCACGCACTGCCCCCCACCGTGCTCGGCTATCCGCGCATCGGTCCCGACCGTGAGATCAAGAAGGCCTTGGAGGCCCACTGGGGCGGCGGGGACGTCGCCGCACTGATCGAGGCGATCAGCTCCCACCGCCGCCGCACCCTGGACCATCTGGTGGGTCTGGGCCTGGAGGAGGACTCCGCGGTCCCCGCCGACGGCGCCGTCATCGATCAGGTCCTCGACGCCTCGGTCCTGCTGGGTCTGGTCCCCCGCCGGTTCCGCGACGCCGGATTCGCCGCCGTCGCCCCTGACGCCCCGGAGGGTCTGACGCTGATCTCGGCGCTGGCCCGCGGGACCTCCGAGGTGGAGCCGCTGGAGCTGACCAAGTGGTTCGACACCAACTACCACTACTACGTCCCGGAGATCGAGGCCGACGTCGCCTTCGCTCCGCAGGCCACGGCCCTCGCCGACCGGTTCCGGGCGTTCCGCGCGCTCGCCGAGCAGTCGGAGCGCACTGTGGGCGCGGCACCCCTGCCCCGCCCCACCCTGCTCGGCCCGGTCAGCTTCCTGGTGCTGGCCAAGTCCGTCGGCGCCGCCGCTGAGACCTCCCAGGCCGCTCGCTTCGACCGGCTCGAGGAGCTGGTCGGCGCCTACGCGGCCCTGCTGGGCGCCCTGCACGAGGCCGGAGCCGCCTGGATCCAGCTGGAGGAGCCGGTGCTGTCCTCCGACGGCTGGGACATCCCCCGGGAGCAGGTCATCGCCGGGATCAGCAGTGCCTACGAGCAGCTGGGGAGGCTGACCGAGCGGCCCGCGCTGTTCGTGCCCGTCAGCTACGGCACCGCAGGCGACGACGCCCTGGCCGCCCTGGGCGGAACTGCCGTGGAGGCTGTCGGCATCGATCTGGAGCGCGGCGCACTCCCCTCCGCAGAGGCGCTGCGGCCGCTGGCCGGCACGACCCTCGCGGCCGGCGTCGTCGGTGGCCTCAACGTCTGGCGCACGGATGTCTCCCGCGCCGCCGCGCTGCTGGACACCCTGGGGGAACGTCACCAGGGTCCGCTCACGGTCAGCAGCTCCACGTCCCTGCAGCACGTGCCCCACGACGCCGCCCGAGAGACCCAGCTGGACCCGCAGGTAGCCGGCTGGCTGGCCTTCGCGGACCAGAAGGTCGGCGAGGTGCTGGCCCTGGCAGGTCACCTCACCGGAGGCGCCGACGCGTTGGAGGGCCTGCGCGCCGACGACGCCGCTCGGCGCCGTCTGCGGGAGCAGCACCCGCAGGTGCACGTGGAGTCCGTCCGCAGCCGACTGACCGCTGTGGAGCCTCAGGACCGGCGTCGCGCCGAGGCGGAGCATCGGCGGGCCGCCCAGGAGACCGGACTGGGCCTGCCGCCGCTGCCGACCACCACCATCGGGTCCTTTCCGCAGACCGGCGAGATCCGGCGGATCCGTGCCGCGCACCGCCGCGGCTCGCTGGACCAGCAGGGCTACGAGGAGGCCATCCGCGAGCAGATCGCCGACTGCGTCCGCCGGCAGGAGGACCTCGGGCTGGACGTGCTGGTCCACGGCGAGGCCGAGCGCAACGACATGGTCCAGTACTTCGCGGAGAACCTGGAGGGGTTCATCACCACCGCCCACGGCTGGGTGCAGTCCTATGGCTCCCGGTGCCTGCGTCCCCCGATCCTCTTCGGCGACGTGCACCGTCCGGCGCCGATCACGGTGGACTGGATCCGGTATGCGGCCTCGCTGACGAAGAAGCCCGTCAAGGGGATGCTCACCGGCCCGGTGACGATCCTGGCGTGGTCCTTCGTGCGTGATGACCAGCCGCTGGCCGACACTGCCGATCAGATCGCCCTGGCGCTGCGTGATGAGGTGCAGGATCTGCAGGCCGCCGGGGTGAAGATCATCCAGGTGGACGAGCCCGCGCTGCGCGAGCTGCTCCCCCTGCAGGTGGCCGAGCGTCCGGACTACCTCCGCTGGTCGGTGGAGTCCTTCCGGCTCTCCACCTCCGGGGCCAACGCCGCCACTCAGCTGCACACCCACCTGTGCTACTCGGAGTTCGAGACCGTCATCGACGCGATCGACGCCCTGGACGCCGACGTCACCACCCTGGAGGCCTCACGCTCCGGCTTCGAGGTGGTCTCCGCGCTCTCCGAGCACGGCTTCTCCCGCGGGATCGGCCCCGGGGTGTGGGACATCCACTCCCCCCGGGTGCCCGGCGTCGACGAGCTGATCGACCGGCTGCGGCTGGCGGCCGAGGTGCTCGGGACCCAGCGCGTGTGGTCCAACCCGGACTGCGGGCTGAAGACCCGCGGCTGGGAGGAGACCGAGGCCTCGCTCCGTCATCTGGTCAACGCCACCGCCGTCGTGCGCGCTGAGCTGGCGGCGAAGGTCCCGGCCAGCGTGTGA
- a CDS encoding helix-turn-helix domain-containing protein translates to MRPVPDTPRSARPTTTSPTGSGGRIPAGRAHLRSVDPGADGEPGLDLIALGRRVRHLRKQSGMTLDVLAEQLGTAPSQLSLLENGKREPKISQLSQLAGAFGVTLDDLFGAEPPSRRAALEIELEKAQRGPLYAALNLPTVRISSRLPMDVLESLVGLQRELRRRLEEQAATPEEARRANTELREEMRDRNNYYPEIEAAAQQLLDAVGHGSGPLSHHVAADIAEHLGFSLRFVPNLPDSTRSVTDQRNRIIYMTQGRSRDWDARSVLLQALGHHVLGHTEPEDYSDFLRQRVYTNYFAASLLMPERSTVAFLKEAKARKELAIEDLRDAFAVSYESAAHRFTNLATEHLGITCHFQKVHESGIIHKAYENDGVNFPADHSGAIEGQTVCRNWTSRVVFDVEDKFRSFNQYTDTSVGTFWCTARTEGHSSGMYSLSIGVPFEHVKWFRGRDTTERCTSRCPDDPTCCRQPPRELAEVWEGKAWPAARANTHLLAAMPQGAFPGVDTTEVYEFLARHEARD, encoded by the coding sequence ATGCGGCCCGTGCCCGACACCCCGCGCTCAGCGCGGCCGACGACGACGTCTCCGACCGGTTCAGGGGGCAGGATTCCCGCCGGTCGGGCACATCTGCGCTCCGTGGACCCCGGCGCCGACGGCGAGCCGGGCCTCGACCTCATCGCGCTGGGGCGCCGGGTGCGGCACCTGCGCAAGCAGTCCGGAATGACCCTCGACGTCCTCGCAGAACAGCTGGGCACCGCTCCGAGCCAGCTCTCACTGCTGGAGAACGGCAAGCGGGAGCCGAAGATCTCTCAGCTCAGCCAGCTCGCCGGGGCCTTCGGCGTCACTCTCGACGACCTCTTCGGCGCCGAGCCGCCGTCGCGCCGCGCGGCCCTGGAGATCGAGCTGGAGAAGGCCCAGCGGGGCCCCCTCTATGCTGCGCTGAATCTGCCCACGGTGCGGATCAGCAGCCGGCTGCCCATGGACGTGCTGGAATCCCTGGTGGGGCTGCAGCGCGAGCTGCGTCGTCGTCTCGAGGAGCAGGCGGCCACCCCGGAGGAGGCGCGCCGGGCCAACACCGAGCTGCGCGAGGAGATGCGCGACCGGAACAACTACTACCCCGAGATCGAGGCCGCCGCGCAGCAGCTGCTCGACGCCGTCGGGCATGGTTCCGGTCCGCTGTCCCACCATGTCGCCGCCGACATCGCCGAGCACCTGGGCTTCTCCCTGCGGTTCGTGCCCAATCTGCCTGATTCCACCCGCTCGGTCACCGACCAGCGCAACCGGATCATCTACATGACCCAGGGGCGCTCCCGGGACTGGGACGCCCGCTCGGTGCTCCTGCAGGCCCTGGGACATCATGTGCTGGGCCACACCGAACCGGAGGACTACTCGGACTTCCTGCGTCAGCGGGTCTACACCAACTACTTCGCCGCGTCGCTGCTGATGCCCGAGCGCAGCACGGTCGCGTTCCTCAAAGAGGCCAAGGCGCGCAAGGAGCTGGCCATCGAGGATCTGCGCGACGCGTTCGCGGTCTCCTACGAGTCCGCTGCCCATCGCTTCACCAATCTCGCCACGGAGCACCTGGGTATCACCTGCCACTTCCAGAAGGTCCATGAGTCGGGAATCATCCACAAGGCCTATGAGAATGACGGCGTGAACTTCCCGGCCGATCACTCCGGGGCCATCGAGGGCCAGACCGTCTGCCGGAACTGGACTTCACGGGTGGTCTTCGACGTCGAGGACAAGTTTCGTTCCTTCAACCAGTACACGGACACCTCGGTGGGGACCTTCTGGTGCACGGCACGCACGGAGGGCCATTCCTCGGGCATGTACTCGCTGAGCATCGGGGTGCCCTTCGAGCATGTGAAATGGTTCCGCGGACGTGACACCACCGAGCGCTGCACCTCGCGGTGCCCGGACGACCCGACCTGCTGCCGCCAGCCCCCGCGGGAGCTCGCCGAGGTCTGGGAGGGCAAGGCATGGCCGGCGGCCCGCGCCAACACCCATCTGCTGGCCGCTATGCCGCAGGGGGCGTTCCCCGGGGTGGACACCACCGAGGTCTACGAGTTCCTGGCCCGCCACGAGGCGCGGGACTGA
- a CDS encoding LytR C-terminal domain-containing protein, protein MSSSPAPATRRQKIAVATGTIGVLGAITAGSWLMIDGTIDVDLIGGGSIPAGEDCPTGTLSPVVPERVPVIVLNSTNEPGLAGDVAEELADREFRVASVDNDYFADTGFQAIIRAGERGLRQAYTLQQHLPGALVDLDDRDGYSVDLVLGSEFAGLTDSEEIEMEPGRLDCSGSPG, encoded by the coding sequence ATGAGCAGCTCCCCGGCGCCGGCGACCCGGCGGCAGAAGATCGCCGTCGCGACAGGCACCATCGGAGTCCTGGGTGCGATCACCGCTGGCAGCTGGCTGATGATCGACGGCACCATCGACGTGGACCTCATCGGCGGCGGTTCGATCCCGGCCGGCGAGGACTGCCCCACCGGCACATTGTCCCCGGTGGTGCCCGAGCGGGTGCCGGTGATCGTGCTCAACTCCACCAATGAGCCCGGACTCGCCGGCGACGTGGCCGAGGAGCTTGCCGACCGCGAGTTCCGAGTGGCCTCCGTGGACAACGACTACTTCGCGGACACCGGTTTCCAAGCCATCATCCGCGCCGGGGAACGGGGTCTGCGGCAGGCCTACACGCTGCAGCAGCACCTTCCGGGAGCGCTGGTCGACCTCGATGATCGTGACGGCTACAGCGTCGACCTCGTGCTGGGCTCGGAGTTCGCCGGACTGACGGACTCCGAGGAGATCGAGATGGAGCCCGGGCGTCTCGACTGCTCCGGCAGTCCCGGCTGA
- a CDS encoding methylenetetrahydrofolate reductase codes for MPVSTPSPGAVRLTPPATSDPSHTTSVLVQRTRRRSLISFEVFPPRPATAGRDPWRSIELMAEAAPDYFSVTHGHNQPEGANVEVIRHLLRTTPSPVMAHLICAGSTSSQLRGSITELLDLGVRDILALRGDPPDGGKEWIHQPGGLNRAAEVVELVREVEQERLSPPEGPGARPVSVSVAAYPPSGTDRDHAADLHALWEKQEAGADYAVTQVFYDPEDYAQLVDSARSQGIHLPIVAGIAPLTSPRRLRRLEEITGVPVPRHLVDYLDVDDAAERRRRGVAATLNLIDTVLELGCPGLHLFTFNQHPPALAILDHLRIRDAARRQRNIFDAG; via the coding sequence ATGCCTGTCTCGACGCCCTCTCCGGGCGCCGTCCGTCTGACGCCGCCTGCGACGTCGGACCCGTCCCACACCACATCCGTCCTGGTCCAGCGCACTCGGCGGAGGTCGCTGATCTCCTTCGAGGTCTTCCCGCCACGCCCCGCCACCGCGGGTCGGGATCCCTGGCGCAGCATCGAGCTGATGGCCGAGGCCGCCCCGGACTACTTCTCCGTCACCCACGGGCACAACCAGCCCGAGGGCGCGAACGTGGAGGTCATCCGCCACCTGCTGCGCACCACGCCCTCACCGGTGATGGCGCATCTGATCTGCGCAGGCAGCACCTCCTCCCAGCTCCGCGGCTCCATCACCGAGCTGCTGGACCTGGGAGTCCGGGACATCCTCGCGCTGCGCGGCGACCCGCCCGACGGCGGCAAGGAGTGGATCCACCAGCCCGGAGGCCTGAACCGTGCCGCGGAGGTCGTCGAGCTGGTCCGCGAGGTCGAGCAGGAGCGGCTGTCCCCGCCTGAGGGGCCCGGAGCTCGGCCGGTCTCGGTCTCAGTGGCCGCGTATCCGCCCTCCGGCACGGATCGGGATCATGCCGCCGACCTCCACGCCCTCTGGGAGAAGCAGGAGGCCGGCGCAGACTACGCCGTCACCCAGGTCTTCTACGATCCGGAGGACTACGCGCAGCTGGTGGACTCAGCCCGATCCCAGGGCATCCACCTGCCGATCGTCGCCGGCATCGCCCCGCTGACCAGCCCCAGGCGTCTGCGCCGACTGGAGGAGATCACCGGGGTCCCGGTGCCCCGGCACCTGGTGGACTACCTGGACGTCGACGACGCGGCCGAACGGCGCCGTCGCGGGGTCGCCGCCACGCTGAACCTGATCGACACGGTGCTGGAGCTCGGCTGCCCCGGGCTGCACCTGTTCACCTTCAACCAGCACCCCCCGGCGCTGGCGATCCTGGACCATCTCAGGATCCGCGACGCCGCCCGCCGACAGCGCAACATCTTCGACGCCGGCTGA
- a CDS encoding SDR family NAD(P)-dependent oxidoreductase: protein MDLTSASAIVTGGASGLGRATAQTLHDAGAAVVVVDLPDTDESTAEGGARADSVAAIGGRAHFCPGDVTDPETAARAVATAQEHAPLRILVNCAGVATPGRLVGRGGPLPVETFMKVLAINVGGTMNFMAQAAAAMRENELDGEDRGVLINTASAAAFEGQIGQVAYAASKGAVASMTLPVARELASSQVRTVTIAPGLFETPMMAGLPEAAREALATKTPHPARLGRPEDYALLVRQILENPMLNGEVIRLDGAVRLEPR, encoded by the coding sequence ATGGATCTGACCAGCGCCAGCGCGATCGTCACCGGCGGAGCCTCAGGACTGGGCCGTGCGACCGCCCAGACACTGCACGACGCCGGTGCCGCCGTCGTCGTCGTGGACCTCCCTGACACTGACGAGAGCACCGCGGAGGGCGGGGCGCGCGCCGACTCTGTGGCCGCCATCGGTGGACGCGCGCATTTCTGCCCCGGTGATGTCACCGACCCGGAGACGGCGGCACGCGCCGTGGCGACGGCCCAGGAGCACGCTCCGCTGAGGATTCTGGTCAACTGCGCCGGCGTCGCGACGCCCGGCAGACTGGTGGGCCGCGGCGGTCCTCTTCCGGTGGAGACCTTCATGAAGGTGCTCGCCATCAACGTCGGCGGCACCATGAACTTCATGGCCCAGGCGGCGGCAGCGATGCGGGAGAACGAACTCGACGGCGAGGACCGCGGCGTGCTGATCAACACCGCCTCGGCCGCCGCCTTCGAGGGACAGATCGGGCAGGTGGCCTATGCCGCCTCGAAGGGAGCTGTGGCGTCGATGACGCTGCCGGTGGCCCGAGAGCTCGCCTCCTCACAAGTCCGAACCGTCACCATCGCCCCGGGGCTCTTCGAGACCCCCATGATGGCGGGCCTTCCGGAAGCGGCCCGGGAGGCGCTGGCCACGAAGACCCCTCATCCTGCACGGCTGGGCCGACCCGAGGACTACGCCCTGCTGGTGCGGCAGATCCTGGAGAATCCGATGCTCAACGGCGAGGTGATCCGCCTCGACGGGGCAGTGAGGCTCGAGCCCCGGTGA